One Lycium barbarum isolate Lr01 chromosome 5, ASM1917538v2, whole genome shotgun sequence genomic window carries:
- the LOC132641532 gene encoding sucrose transport protein SUC3 isoform X2: MSFKIWQKKAFHFCWSCHDLYCYIGYLLGDTKEHCSTFKGTRARAAIVFVVGFWMLDLANNTVQGPARALLADLSGPDQRNTANAVFCSWMAVGNILGFSAGASGGWHRWFPFLTNRACCEPCGNLKAAFLVAVVFLTLCTLVTLYFAKEVPLSPKQTNRLSDSAPLLDSPQNTGFDLSQSKRELQSVNNVANNESGMGRVADNGPKNEDQRPEQDQGDSFADSPGAVLVNLLTSLRHLPPAMHSVLIVMALTWLSWFPFFLFDTDWMGREVYHGDPKGEAAEVTAYNRGVREGAFGLLLNSVVLGISSFLIEPMCKWIGSRLVWAVSNLIVFACMACTAIISVVSISEHSQGVQHVIGATRSTQIAALVVFSLLGIPLAVTYSVPFSITAELTADAGGGQGLAIGVLNLAIVVPQMVVSLGAGPWDALFGGGNIPAFVLASLSALAAGIFAMLRLPNLSSNSYKSTGFHFG, from the exons ATGTCATTCAAAATATGGCAGAAGAAGGCCTTTCATTTTTGTTGGAGCTGTCATGATCTCTATTGCT ACATAGGATACTTATTGGGGGACACGAAAGAGCATTGCAG CACTTTCAAAGGCACTCGAGCAAGAGCAGCCATTGTGTTCGTTGTTGGGTTTTGGATGCTCGATCTTGCTAATAATACTGTGCAG GGTCCAGCTCGAGCTCTTTTGGCAGATTTGTCAG GTCCTGATCAAAGAAATACTGCAAACGCTGTGTTCTGCTCCTGGATGGCTGTTGGAAACATTCTTGGATTTTCTGCTGGAGCCAGTGGAGGTTGGCACAG ATGGTTTCCCTTTTTGACAAATAGAGCTTGTTGTGAGCCTTGTGGAAATCTCAAAGCAGCGTTCTTAGTTGCAGTG GTCTTTCTGACTCTATGCACGTTGGTAACTCTCTACTTTGCCAAAGAAGTCCCACTGTCACCCAAGCAAACTAATCGCTTATCAGATTCTGCTCCTCTTTTGGATAGTCCTCAGAATACTGGCTTTGACCTTTCTCAATCAAAAAGGGAGTTACAGTCTGTAAATAATGTAGCAAATAATGAATCTGGGATGGGTCGTGTAGCAGATAATGGTCCAAAGAATGAAGACCAGAGACCTGAGCAGGATCAAGGTGATAGCTTCGCCGATAGCCCTGGAGCAGTTTTGGTCAATCTGCTGACCAGCTTACGGCATTTGCCTCCCGCAATGCATTCGGTTCTCATTGTCATGGCTCTGACTTGG TTGTCCTGGTTTCCATTTTTCCTTTTTGACACGGATTGGATGGGGAGAGAAGTCTATCATGGGGACCCGAAAGGAGAAGCAGCTGAAGTAACAGCATATAACCGAGGTGTCAGAGAAGGTGCATTTGGTTTGCTATTGAATTCT GTTGTTCTTGGCATTAGCTCCTTTCTTATTGAGCCAATGTGCAAGTGGATTGGTTCGAGACTTGTGTGGGCGGTGAGCAACCTCATTGTATTTGCCTGCATGGCCTGCACCGCTATCATTAGTGTGGTTTCTATCAGTGAACATTCTCAAGGAGTCCAACATGTGATTGGCGCTACTCGATCGACTCAAATTGCTGCTTTGGTTGTTTTCTCGCTTCTTGGCATTCCTCTTGCT GTAACTTACAGTGTCCCTTTCTCCATCACAGCAGAGTTGACAGCTGATGCTGGTGGTGGTCAAG GGTTGGCAATAGGAGTTTTGAATCTTGCAATAGTTGTACCTCAG ATGGTTGTTTCGCTCGGTGCCGGTCCATGGGATGCTTTATTTGGTGGAGGGAACATACCTGCATTTGTGTTAGCATCTTTATCTGCACTTGCTGCTGGGATTTTTGCAATGCTCAGACTACCAAATTTATCAAGTAATTCTTACAAATCAACTGGCTTCCACTTTGGTTGA
- the LOC132641532 gene encoding sucrose transport protein SUC3 isoform X1: protein MDGVSIKVAYKNLKQEVELANIDDESSHRLEIRSDSSSSSPPRVSNGEIQPQPQPPIRNSLLTLILSCTVAAGVQFGWALQLSLLTPYIQTLGIEHAFSSFIWLCGPITGLVVQPCVGIWSDKCHSKYGRRRPFIFVGAVMISIAVIIIGFSADIGYLLGDTKEHCSTFKGTRARAAIVFVVGFWMLDLANNTVQGPARALLADLSGPDQRNTANAVFCSWMAVGNILGFSAGASGGWHRWFPFLTNRACCEPCGNLKAAFLVAVVFLTLCTLVTLYFAKEVPLSPKQTNRLSDSAPLLDSPQNTGFDLSQSKRELQSVNNVANNESGMGRVADNGPKNEDQRPEQDQGDSFADSPGAVLVNLLTSLRHLPPAMHSVLIVMALTWLSWFPFFLFDTDWMGREVYHGDPKGEAAEVTAYNRGVREGAFGLLLNSVVLGISSFLIEPMCKWIGSRLVWAVSNLIVFACMACTAIISVVSISEHSQGVQHVIGATRSTQIAALVVFSLLGIPLAVTYSVPFSITAELTADAGGGQGLAIGVLNLAIVVPQMVVSLGAGPWDALFGGGNIPAFVLASLSALAAGIFAMLRLPNLSSNSYKSTGFHFG from the exons ATGGACGGTGTGTCAATTAAAGTAGCATATAAAAATCTAAAACAGGAAGTAGAATTAGCAAACATCGATGATGAATCATCTCATAGGTTAGAGATCCGTAgtgattcatcatcatcatcaccgcCTAGGGTTTCCAATGGAGAAATTCAACCTCAACCGCAGCCGCCTATACGTAACAGTTTGCTGACATTGATTCTAAGTTGCACAGTTGCTGCTGGTGTTCAGTTTGGATGGGCTTTGCAACTCTCTCTCCTCACTCCTTACATTCAG ACACTTGGCATAGAGCATGCCTTCTCTTCTTTTATTTGGCTTTGCGGTCCTATTACTGGTCTTGTG GTACAACCTTGTGTAGGTATATGGAGTGATAAATGTCATTCAAAATATGGCAGAAGAAGGCCTTTCATTTTTGTTGGAGCTGTCATGATCTCTATTGCT GTGATAATTATCGGGTTTTCTGCAGACATAGGATACTTATTGGGGGACACGAAAGAGCATTGCAG CACTTTCAAAGGCACTCGAGCAAGAGCAGCCATTGTGTTCGTTGTTGGGTTTTGGATGCTCGATCTTGCTAATAATACTGTGCAG GGTCCAGCTCGAGCTCTTTTGGCAGATTTGTCAG GTCCTGATCAAAGAAATACTGCAAACGCTGTGTTCTGCTCCTGGATGGCTGTTGGAAACATTCTTGGATTTTCTGCTGGAGCCAGTGGAGGTTGGCACAG ATGGTTTCCCTTTTTGACAAATAGAGCTTGTTGTGAGCCTTGTGGAAATCTCAAAGCAGCGTTCTTAGTTGCAGTG GTCTTTCTGACTCTATGCACGTTGGTAACTCTCTACTTTGCCAAAGAAGTCCCACTGTCACCCAAGCAAACTAATCGCTTATCAGATTCTGCTCCTCTTTTGGATAGTCCTCAGAATACTGGCTTTGACCTTTCTCAATCAAAAAGGGAGTTACAGTCTGTAAATAATGTAGCAAATAATGAATCTGGGATGGGTCGTGTAGCAGATAATGGTCCAAAGAATGAAGACCAGAGACCTGAGCAGGATCAAGGTGATAGCTTCGCCGATAGCCCTGGAGCAGTTTTGGTCAATCTGCTGACCAGCTTACGGCATTTGCCTCCCGCAATGCATTCGGTTCTCATTGTCATGGCTCTGACTTGG TTGTCCTGGTTTCCATTTTTCCTTTTTGACACGGATTGGATGGGGAGAGAAGTCTATCATGGGGACCCGAAAGGAGAAGCAGCTGAAGTAACAGCATATAACCGAGGTGTCAGAGAAGGTGCATTTGGTTTGCTATTGAATTCT GTTGTTCTTGGCATTAGCTCCTTTCTTATTGAGCCAATGTGCAAGTGGATTGGTTCGAGACTTGTGTGGGCGGTGAGCAACCTCATTGTATTTGCCTGCATGGCCTGCACCGCTATCATTAGTGTGGTTTCTATCAGTGAACATTCTCAAGGAGTCCAACATGTGATTGGCGCTACTCGATCGACTCAAATTGCTGCTTTGGTTGTTTTCTCGCTTCTTGGCATTCCTCTTGCT GTAACTTACAGTGTCCCTTTCTCCATCACAGCAGAGTTGACAGCTGATGCTGGTGGTGGTCAAG GGTTGGCAATAGGAGTTTTGAATCTTGCAATAGTTGTACCTCAG ATGGTTGTTTCGCTCGGTGCCGGTCCATGGGATGCTTTATTTGGTGGAGGGAACATACCTGCATTTGTGTTAGCATCTTTATCTGCACTTGCTGCTGGGATTTTTGCAATGCTCAGACTACCAAATTTATCAAGTAATTCTTACAAATCAACTGGCTTCCACTTTGGTTGA